The proteins below come from a single Streptomyces sp. M92 genomic window:
- a CDS encoding carbohydrate ABC transporter permease produces MATHTPTASRRRWGSTVAGVLVLAVMLFPLYWMLNTALQPESGLLKVDPVPGSLDLSGFSKAVSDQGGHLLTSLAVSLGAVAICLLISAPAAYGLARFGLRGSRTIVFGTLITQMVPGIVIANALYNSYVDLGLVNSYFGLMLADASLGIPFSIVLMRSFMVSIPGEVIEAAQIDGAGPVRTFVRVVLPMSRNSLITSGLFAFLFSWSDFMFALTLNTTDEVKPITLGIYQYIGAHVGDWGSVMAASVLSAVPAAILLVLAQKYIAAGITGGSVK; encoded by the coding sequence ATGGCCACCCACACGCCCACCGCGTCCCGGCGCCGCTGGGGCTCCACCGTCGCCGGTGTGCTCGTCCTCGCGGTGATGCTGTTCCCGCTGTACTGGATGCTCAACACCGCGCTCCAGCCGGAGTCGGGGCTGCTGAAGGTCGATCCGGTGCCGGGGAGCCTGGACCTGTCCGGCTTCTCGAAGGCCGTCAGCGACCAGGGCGGGCACCTGCTGACGTCGCTCGCGGTGTCGCTCGGCGCGGTCGCCATCTGCCTGCTGATCTCGGCACCGGCGGCGTACGGGCTGGCGCGGTTCGGGCTGCGGGGCTCGCGCACCATCGTGTTCGGCACGCTGATCACCCAGATGGTGCCGGGCATCGTCATCGCCAACGCGCTCTACAACTCGTACGTCGACCTCGGTCTGGTCAACTCCTACTTCGGTCTGATGCTGGCTGACGCCTCGCTGGGCATCCCGTTCTCGATCGTGCTGATGCGCTCGTTCATGGTGTCGATCCCCGGCGAGGTGATCGAGGCGGCGCAGATCGACGGTGCCGGGCCGGTGCGGACGTTCGTGCGGGTGGTGCTGCCGATGAGCCGCAACTCGCTGATCACGTCGGGGCTGTTCGCGTTCCTGTTCTCGTGGAGCGACTTCATGTTCGCGCTCACCTTGAACACGACCGACGAGGTCAAGCCCATCACCCTGGGCATCTACCAGTACATCGGCGCGCACGTCGGCGACTGGGGCTCGGTGATGGCCGCCTCCGTGCTCTCCGCGGTGCCGGCGGCGATCCTGCTCGTCCTGGCCCAGAAGTACATCGCCGCCGGGATCACCGGCGGTTCCGTCAAGTGA
- a CDS encoding GH1 family beta-glucosidase has translation MSEYPGLPPGFVFGAATASYQIEGAARQDGRGPSIWDTYSHTPGLVVNGDTGDVACDHYHRYRGDVALLRDLGVDSYRFSIAWPRVVPDGSGAVNPKGLDFYSRLVDELLAAGIEPAATLYHWDLPQALEDRGGWRVRETAERFAEYTAVVAERLGDRVPRWITLNEPWCSAFLGYSVGRHAPGAKEGRPALAAAHHLLVGHGLAVTALRAAGVREAGITLNLDRNLPATDSPADLGAVVRADTQHNLVWTEPILAGRYPATEEETWGELITGADFRRDGDLELISQPLDFLGVNYYRPIVVADAPHRESDPARRVATDNRYEEVRLPGVRETAMGWPVVPDSFTELLVRLKKQYGDALPPVHITENGSAEDDAPTADGTVHDADRVAYLRDHLTALRAAIDAGVDVRGYYVWSLLDNFEWAYGYDKRFGIVRVDYETQERTPKDSYRWYREMIAANRRG, from the coding sequence ATGAGCGAGTACCCCGGCCTCCCGCCCGGTTTCGTCTTCGGCGCCGCGACCGCCTCGTACCAGATCGAGGGGGCGGCCCGCCAGGACGGTCGCGGCCCGTCGATCTGGGACACCTACAGCCACACGCCCGGCCTGGTCGTGAACGGCGACACCGGCGACGTGGCCTGCGACCACTACCACCGCTACCGCGGGGACGTGGCGCTGCTGCGCGACCTGGGCGTGGACTCCTACCGCTTCTCGATCGCCTGGCCGCGCGTCGTGCCGGACGGATCGGGCGCGGTGAACCCGAAGGGTCTGGACTTCTACTCCCGCCTGGTCGACGAACTGCTCGCGGCGGGCATCGAGCCGGCCGCCACCCTGTACCACTGGGACCTGCCGCAGGCCCTGGAGGACCGGGGCGGCTGGCGGGTGCGGGAGACGGCGGAGCGGTTCGCCGAGTACACGGCCGTGGTCGCGGAGCGCCTGGGCGACCGGGTGCCGCGCTGGATCACCCTCAACGAGCCGTGGTGCAGCGCCTTCCTCGGCTACTCGGTGGGCCGGCACGCGCCGGGCGCCAAGGAGGGCCGGCCCGCCCTGGCAGCCGCCCACCACCTGCTGGTCGGGCACGGTCTGGCGGTGACGGCGCTGCGGGCGGCCGGGGTGCGCGAGGCCGGCATCACGCTCAACCTGGACCGCAACCTGCCGGCCACCGACTCCCCCGCCGACCTGGGGGCCGTGGTCCGCGCCGACACGCAGCACAACCTGGTGTGGACCGAGCCGATCCTCGCGGGCCGGTACCCGGCCACCGAGGAGGAGACCTGGGGCGAGCTGATCACCGGCGCGGACTTCCGCCGCGACGGCGACCTGGAGCTGATCTCGCAGCCCCTGGACTTCCTCGGCGTCAACTACTATCGGCCGATCGTGGTCGCCGACGCCCCGCACCGCGAGAGCGACCCGGCGCGGCGGGTGGCGACGGACAACCGCTACGAGGAGGTACGACTGCCCGGCGTCCGCGAGACGGCGATGGGCTGGCCGGTCGTCCCCGACAGCTTCACCGAACTGCTGGTGCGGCTGAAGAAGCAGTACGGGGACGCGCTGCCGCCCGTCCACATCACGGAGAACGGCTCGGCCGAGGACGACGCCCCCACCGCCGACGGCACGGTCCACGACGCCGACCGCGTCGCCTACCTGCGCGATCACCTCACTGCCCTGCGGGCGGCGATCGACGCGGGCGTGGACGTGCGCGGGTACTACGTGTGGTCGCTGCTGGACAACTTCGAGTGGGCGTACGGCTACGACAAGCGCTTCGGCATCGTCCGCGTCGACTACGAGACGCAGGAGCGCACGCCGAAGGACAGCTACCGCTGGTACCGGGAGATGATCGCCGCGAACCGCCGGGGGTGA
- a CDS encoding ROK family protein → MKNNLTPLEPKADKATVRRHNLSLVLRAVHDAGEATRAGIAAHVGLTRAAVSSLVEQLLEYGFVSEGGKTSSGQAGRPGTVLKVSRSGPAGLGVEINIDYVTVCVVDLAGTDRVRLVEHVDNRGVQPSEVLARAARLAARAIGSATEQDLVPAGAHVALPGLVTGGTVRQAPNLDWRRVAVEGLFAQALLALRPAHRPLPVSSDNEANAAALAELWFGAGTEGVRSFLHLTGEIGIGGALVLEGELLRGAHGFAGEIGHMVVDPDGPLCRCGAHGCLEQYAGQAALLEAAGIDAATGVRGVAELGGRARRGEPAALAAIERAGRHLGVVVSGAVNLFDPDAVVLGGVYRELMDWLAPAVESELARRVVSGLWREDGKRLRASSSLGDAARGAAGTIVREVLADPAAYAERDGG, encoded by the coding sequence ATGAAGAACAACCTCACCCCCCTGGAGCCGAAGGCCGACAAGGCCACGGTCAGACGGCACAACCTCAGCCTCGTCCTGAGGGCCGTGCACGACGCGGGGGAGGCGACCCGGGCCGGGATCGCCGCGCACGTCGGACTGACCCGCGCGGCCGTCTCGTCGCTGGTCGAGCAGTTGCTGGAGTACGGCTTCGTCTCCGAGGGCGGCAAGACGAGCAGCGGTCAGGCGGGGCGGCCCGGTACCGTCCTGAAGGTGTCCAGGTCGGGTCCGGCGGGGCTCGGCGTCGAGATCAACATCGACTACGTCACCGTGTGCGTCGTCGACCTCGCCGGCACCGACCGGGTCCGGCTCGTCGAGCACGTCGACAACCGCGGGGTTCAGCCCTCCGAGGTGCTGGCCCGCGCGGCCCGGCTGGCGGCACGGGCCATCGGCTCGGCTACCGAGCAGGACCTCGTGCCGGCCGGCGCGCACGTCGCCCTGCCCGGCCTGGTGACCGGCGGCACCGTCCGCCAGGCCCCCAACCTGGACTGGCGGCGCGTCGCGGTGGAGGGTCTGTTCGCGCAGGCGCTCCTCGCCCTGCGCCCGGCCCACCGACCGCTGCCGGTCAGCTCCGACAACGAGGCCAACGCCGCCGCCCTGGCCGAGCTGTGGTTCGGCGCCGGCACCGAGGGCGTGCGCAGCTTCCTCCACCTGACCGGAGAGATCGGCATCGGCGGCGCCCTGGTGCTCGAGGGGGAGTTGCTGCGGGGAGCGCACGGCTTCGCCGGGGAGATCGGCCACATGGTCGTCGACCCCGACGGGCCCCTGTGCCGGTGCGGGGCGCACGGCTGCCTGGAGCAGTACGCCGGACAGGCCGCCCTGCTCGAAGCGGCCGGCATCGACGCGGCCACGGGTGTGCGGGGCGTCGCGGAACTCGGAGGCCGCGCCCGGCGGGGTGAGCCGGCCGCGCTGGCCGCGATCGAGCGGGCGGGGCGGCATCTGGGTGTCGTCGTGTCGGGCGCCGTGAACCTCTTCGACCCCGACGCGGTGGTGCTCGGGGGCGTCTACCGCGAACTGATGGACTGGCTGGCGCCCGCCGTCGAGAGCGAACTCGCCCGCCGTGTCGTCTCCGGGCTGTGGCGGGAGGACGGCAAGCGGCTGCGGGCCTCCTCGTCCCTCGGCGACGCGGCCCGGGGCGCGGCCGGCACGATCGTCCGCGAGGTGCTGGCCGACCCGGCGGCGTATGCGGAGCGGGACGGCGGCTGA
- a CDS encoding MFS transporter, protein MPGSRNDLTRLRAALTAFFALDGFVFAGWVVRIPAIKEQTGASASALGLALLGVSAGAVVTMTLTGRLCRRYGSHPVTVACAVLLCLSVALPPLTHSALALGLVLLVFGSAYGGINVAFNSAAVDLVAVLRRPIMPSFHAAFSLGGVIGAGLGGLVAGSLPPVRHLLCLTLIGLVVTLFAGRALLRCEPAAPPDGADRDQGAPRRLDRRTRRLVVTFGVIALCTAYGEGAMADWGALHLEQDLDASPGVAAAGYSCFALAMTVGRLTGTTLLERLGRTTTVVAGGTTAVAGMLLGSLAPSVWAALFGFAVTGLGLANVFPVAIERAGALGGPAGVATASTLGYGGMLLGPPAIGFMADWFSLPAALTSVAALAAVAVLVAVATRRAAAPG, encoded by the coding sequence GTGCCGGGCTCCCGCAACGACCTCACCCGTCTCCGTGCCGCCCTGACCGCCTTCTTCGCCCTCGACGGCTTCGTCTTCGCCGGCTGGGTCGTACGCATCCCCGCCATCAAGGAGCAGACCGGCGCCTCGGCCAGTGCCCTGGGCCTGGCGCTGCTCGGCGTCTCCGCGGGTGCCGTCGTCACCATGACGCTCACCGGACGGCTCTGCCGCCGCTACGGCAGCCACCCCGTCACCGTCGCCTGCGCGGTCCTGCTCTGCCTCAGCGTCGCCCTGCCCCCGCTCACCCACTCCGCGCTCGCCCTCGGCCTGGTCCTGCTGGTCTTCGGCAGCGCGTACGGCGGGATCAACGTCGCCTTCAACAGCGCCGCCGTCGACCTGGTGGCCGTACTGCGGCGCCCCATCATGCCCAGCTTCCACGCCGCGTTCAGTCTCGGCGGCGTGATCGGCGCGGGGCTCGGCGGGCTGGTCGCCGGGTCGCTGCCGCCCGTGCGGCACCTGCTCTGCCTCACCCTCATCGGTCTCGTCGTGACCCTCTTCGCGGGCCGTGCCCTGCTGCGCTGCGAACCCGCCGCGCCCCCGGACGGCGCCGACCGGGACCAGGGTGCGCCGCGCCGGCTCGACCGCCGCACGCGCCGCCTGGTCGTCACCTTCGGCGTGATCGCGCTGTGCACGGCCTACGGCGAGGGCGCCATGGCCGACTGGGGCGCGCTGCACCTGGAACAGGATCTCGACGCCTCCCCGGGGGTGGCGGCCGCGGGCTACTCCTGCTTCGCGCTCGCCATGACGGTCGGCAGGCTGACCGGCACCACCCTGCTGGAGCGCCTGGGCCGGACGACCACGGTGGTGGCCGGCGGCACGACCGCCGTGGCCGGCATGCTGCTGGGCTCGCTCGCCCCTTCCGTGTGGGCGGCCCTGTTCGGCTTCGCGGTCACGGGGCTCGGGCTCGCCAACGTCTTCCCGGTCGCGATCGAACGGGCGGGCGCGCTGGGCGGGCCCGCCGGTGTCGCCACCGCCTCCACCCTGGGTTACGGCGGCATGCTGCTCGGGCCGCCCGCGATCGGCTTCATGGCCGACTGGTTCTCGCTGCCCGCCGCGCTCACCAGTGTGGCGGCGCTCGCGGCGGTGGCGGTCCTCGTCGCGGTCGCGACCCGTCGGGCGGCGGCACCGGGCTGA
- a CDS encoding maleylpyruvate isomerase family mycothiol-dependent enzyme yields METASYIDVLAREGVLLAESAESAGTDAKVPTCPGWQVRDLLRHTGTVHRWAETIVAEGHTGPRPDGGLPDLDGGDLLAWFREGHGRLVDTLTAAAPDMRCWHFLPAPSPLAFWARRQAHETTVHRVDAESALGGAPTAVGADFAVDGIDELLCAFHARPKSAVRTEEPRTLRVRATDVPGAVWTVRLSAEPPVTDRTGDGDADCELSGPAALLYPALWNRLPFPEVAGDASLAALWREKSCVTWK; encoded by the coding sequence ATGGAGACTGCCTCGTACATCGATGTCCTGGCCCGCGAGGGCGTGTTGCTCGCCGAATCCGCCGAGTCGGCGGGCACCGACGCCAAGGTGCCGACCTGCCCCGGCTGGCAGGTGCGGGACCTGCTGCGGCACACGGGCACGGTGCACCGCTGGGCGGAGACGATCGTCGCCGAGGGGCATACCGGCCCCCGCCCCGACGGCGGCCTGCCCGACCTCGACGGCGGCGACCTGCTGGCCTGGTTCCGGGAGGGACACGGACGGCTGGTCGACACCCTCACCGCTGCCGCACCCGACATGCGCTGCTGGCACTTCCTGCCCGCGCCGTCCCCGCTGGCGTTCTGGGCACGGCGGCAGGCCCACGAGACGACCGTGCACCGCGTCGACGCCGAGTCGGCCCTGGGCGGCGCGCCGACGGCCGTCGGTGCGGACTTCGCGGTGGACGGCATCGACGAGTTGCTGTGCGCCTTCCACGCCCGCCCCAAAAGCGCCGTACGCACCGAGGAGCCCCGCACGCTGCGGGTGCGGGCGACGGACGTGCCCGGCGCGGTGTGGACCGTACGGCTGTCGGCCGAGCCGCCCGTGACCGATCGGACGGGCGACGGTGACGCCGACTGCGAACTCTCCGGGCCCGCCGCACTGCTCTACCCGGCGCTGTGGAACCGCCTGCCGTTTCCCGAGGTGGCCGGCGACGCCTCCCTCGCCGCGCTGTGGCGCGAGAAGTCCTGCGTCACCTGGAAGTGA
- a CDS encoding DUF6332 family protein, with protein sequence MTTYGGRRTQGERDAITVEIGYALCSAAFAAAVLFGAVAGPAYLFGLTGGVRRVLVGAGAVLAVVVFFVRVASVLLRFARAGQPSQPGRTNPDS encoded by the coding sequence ATGACGACTTACGGGGGACGGCGTACGCAGGGCGAGCGGGACGCGATCACGGTCGAGATCGGCTACGCGCTGTGCAGCGCGGCGTTCGCGGCGGCCGTGCTCTTCGGGGCCGTGGCCGGGCCTGCGTATCTCTTCGGGCTGACCGGCGGCGTCCGCCGGGTGCTCGTCGGGGCGGGCGCGGTGCTGGCCGTCGTCGTGTTCTTCGTGCGGGTGGCGAGCGTGCTGCTGCGCTTCGCGCGTGCCGGTCAGCCCAGCCAGCCCGGTCGCACCAATCCGGACTCGTAG